From Malaya genurostris strain Urasoe2022 chromosome 2, Malgen_1.1, whole genome shotgun sequence:
CTAACTGGATCATGAACCCCGGTGAAAACATCCAGAATTGTGTTTTTACACTCATGATACACCTGTTCGCAGGGGGCGCCTTCTCGTCCTAGTTGTTCAGCTCGATAATACTCGTTATCACCATGGTCCGACATTGGTTCCGCTGTTGTTGATGGTCTGTAGAATACAGGAATTAACAAAACGATCCTTTAATCCGGTACCCAGTATACTCACGTAAACACAATATGGAACAGTTCTGCAAACACTCCTCCGGTATGGGTGAATTCCGCTGCTGCAGCTTCGCATATACTGCGCAGCATACAGGCGCGCCCTCCGAATCCGTAATTTTCTCCTGCTTTCTCCATCATTTTATAAGTAGTCCAACGAGACAGCTCGGCATTATAACCGTTCTCCGGCGGTTTGGAATCAACAGGAAGAAACTTTTCGTTCACTTCCTGAATTCTTTTCTCTTCTTCCTCATCTAACCAGTAGTTTTCGTCACCGTCATCGAAGTCATCGTCGTATCCATCGCCTTCATCAGCTGTTTCCTTCAAGTCGGGTAACTGTTCCGTTTCTACTTTTACATCCGTTGCCGTATAGTTCTCGTAGTGCTGACCAGTCATCATGGTTGCCGTTTCGCGTTTCTCCAGCGACCGTCTGGTATCGTTCCATCCTTCCCATAGGACCGGTCTAAGGGCGTCGACCGTCGTTGGCAGAAAGTACTGTGCCTTGATAACCCAGCCGAATGTGACGGATTCCTGAGCCGACAACGGAACGCCAATTCCGGAAATGAGCTGGTGACGTGTTGGCGATGTCGGAGGAACAATCAGCACGGGTCTGCCCCAGAAAATAAATCGACCTTCCTCGGTTTCCGTTTCGTTCTCCGCTGTTGACGTCACGCGGATGTTGGTGAGAACGAAACTGACGAGAAAGATTTTCCATTTGGGAAACATGCTGTAAATCGCACTCGGATTACTGTGATCCGTCCCGGTTCTCTGTGTACTGATTTAGAGGTTGAATACAATGTACGACTGATCTACATCGGCCATACGTGAGCCTTTTTGATCCCGCTGGAATTGCTTGAGAATGGAAGAAATGATTATCGTTGATCGTCTGTAGCAATTAGCACCTTTTAGTCGGTCAGGTCACGCTGGTCTGAGACTTTTGTCCGATTGTCCTCTTCAGTGAGGTAGTGATGAGCGTGATCGAATTTCAATCCCGTAAATAAAACTTTCACTTGATAAACTGTCccagataaatttttctacGCTAGAAATAAACACTTTAGGACTTTCACTGAGAATTTGGTGATGGTCCGGTTCAACCTGACTTGGTTGGATGTATATAATACACCAATTCTATCATGTTTTATTATGGCCACATATATATTTCACGCGCCATATAAAgatttcacgcgtttttttagaacggccaataagccacctgtaaacttccactttcgaaagaaattccaAGCGAtctatgaaagatagagtacTAAATtgaacaccagacgaaagagaatacTTTTCTCtgtcgtttactattatgacttactctcagcgagtgccgagtcattcgaaattactcttcaaagtgaatgttgatggatggcttattggtcgttataaaaaaaaacgcgtgattttATGAAAGGGAGCTtcaacatgagccctgaggaaatgTCGTCGAATCATCATGTCCAAGTGCATATGTTTATCAGACAATGAATTTAGagaaaaaaagttgttcaaaaatgGAGAAAGACCATGATGATGCAACTACTCAGATATAATATTGATGAAAACTGAATTTAAAGGTCCCTTTGATGTTTATAGGTCATTTGAATTTTCGTTgaaagcaacgcaagacaattgtTCGTCCTATTGCCCCAGCGAAAAAAAATAGTGTATCTGAAAGGAATCCAtgttcagttcgtgctcgcatctcatccgacacagtcgacaattgcttactgtcgagacgatagaaacaaagacaatacagtgtcgTGAACAATAgactgtacgaaatgggcaaatacgatttaacaaagcctgaaacttggcctacaaggctaaattaaatttgtattgatttcaagcgctgcaaagttagaccaacagaaaccgaaattgaaatcttgcttaaggaacgaatgcatctaaacgttaatgatgtaagtgagattcaattcaacaaggcgtctaactgtgtgtacattatgttcaaacgtgaaagagatgcaattgcattcgcttcggttaacaacgaggtgcatagtgttgatcatgataatgttaaatataagatccctgtgtacatggtggacaatgcaatagaagtacgcgtgcatgaccttcccccgcagaccagtgaTGGGTTCGTTCgtgaaagtatgtcgcagtacggtgaagttctttccatcgaaagggaagtatggcgtaATTTTTTTCCGAgtgtccggaatggcgtgcgagtggtgcgtatgcaactatgtaaagcaataccatcttacatcatttgtgatcaagacgggatacatccgtgtaaaacgctgattgcgcatgaaatcaactggttacatgtcagttttgtgaacaacctgctcaCTAcgacaaaccttgcactgaaactgcgaaaaggacatcttcaaacaaaagcaaggacaaccgcccaacaacggaaactagtgagcgcagtactcctgttgtaccatcaaaccaaccagcaactgcaataaatgcacaacaaggcgcgtctagagcaactaacaaccaacccaagaatgcaaattacaa
This genomic window contains:
- the LOC131429326 gene encoding uncharacterized protein LOC131429326, which encodes MFPKWKIFLVSFVLTNIRVTSTAENETETEEGRFIFWGRPVLIVPPTSPTRHQLISGIGVPLSAQESVTFGWVIKAQYFLPTTVDALRPVLWEGWNDTRRSLEKRETATMMTGQHYENYTATDVKVETEQLPDLKETADEGDGYDDDFDDGDENYWLDEEEEKRIQEVNEKFLPVDSKPPENGYNAELSRWTTYKMMEKAGENYGFGGRACMLRSICEAAAAEFTHTGGVFAELFHIVFTPSTTAEPMSDHGDNEYYRAEQLGREGAPCEQVYHECKNTILDVFTGVHDPVSNVLNVAHDKFRQAMKK